A single Biomphalaria glabrata chromosome 2, xgBioGlab47.1, whole genome shotgun sequence DNA region contains:
- the LOC106062846 gene encoding cadherin-23-like: MCPSVACICTASPDVCRGDPVDLFITIIDVEDTPPVFDGLPYIKTIYENQLLGTSVIKLKATDGDRGVAVPNKVQYNITGGNTDTDFPFSIGLMDGTIEVSKILDADNPLVRSRGGLYLFTVTATEVNGTGQFDPSVSVSSTQVSITVLDVNDNLPEFKQGTYSATVQENTPKGAPLLMSTTIEVEDIDQTGNNMFRVVIKKDGAAYTDFTTLPNENQTIIGRSSITIIVVNSSVLDYEVRKNITFQLVAEALNGTGFITNLTSVTVSLQITDVNDNSPYFPSQATHFNVPENATVGTFVTQVNASDLDSGDYGTITFSLEDSETAFSINNQTGKLLVNSLLDRETRAVYNLAILATDSPLHPEAERRRSRLQININVTDVNDNAPEWTQSVPYVTVLESTPVGTNITQLLATDRDEGLNGQIVFSIAPNTNGSTLFNVLGDNGKAFISVKNSLVNNVGLRTVIVVAMDRGSPPLSSNVTISILVVDENQNKPVFVQPNQSAFNESTGKIPEIVIYEEIPPGSFLYQLSATDADQGLNGLVFYYLDFTLGEDSEYFRVDRVSGNMTSVKRLDREYQEIYEIRVKAEDNGQPASLSTSLPIRVRLLDIDDNSPTYDKVTMPQTMLVTEEMSPVSMGNITPATDIDHYPNNINCYYLYGGDNLTSFTLNKTTGNLTLIHKVDREKIQFMDIVIQASENCNESSMTSVDSMYPSFNYNSSDSSLLYVRVKVIDINDNPPKFVSTLLSTAVINDIDLGTEVMTLAGSVTDADTPENSHNKFQLLNITLKNDDTVLDTNKQAFVVTVNGSIVTNIRYRSDIVGYFSLFVEAYDERNQKDVAEIRIFVISNLQRVRLVFNRLPNQVEETKNMFIKELSDVLKLDLVMDKVVTHTSIDGVQDPTKTDAFIHGRELSTLNVVSASELSRRFDYDQNARTVLYKYGVGEARALTTDSTDTSNEDLKRTFAIVAAVLAIAMVSLLLVLIHLVRMYRHRLRAATTMVYSSTPKEQELFEPPGTNKYYSAENPLFGKEIKPALLEDDKVSNSSLDDNVVDSNTQIPEAPNEPEEQEVVLQISESPAASPGHKKDLNHNPHLDEVLEAYQNKGFEDNDEPDSRLGQSGRSDRLRPASHSHNRPKIPEAPEGITKFSENFLSYDTGYQNINYSTSGRGHVDYTDI, translated from the exons ATGTGTCCAAGTGTTGCCTGTATATGCACTGCTTCACCAGATGTTTGTAGAGGGGATCCAGTTGATTTATTTATCACCATCATTGATGTGGAAGATACACCACCTGTATTTGATGGGCTGCCTTATATCAAAACCATATATGAAAACCAGCTCCTT ggcacATCTGTGATAAAACTGAAGGCTACAGATGGAGATAGAGGAGTAGCTGTTCCTAACAAAGTTCAGTATAACATCACAGGTG GAAATACAGATACTGATTTTCCATTTTCTATTGGCTTAATGGATGGTACCATTGAAGTCAGTAAAATTCTGGACGCTGATAATCCACTAGTAAGAAGTCGTGGAGGACTGTATCTTTTTACTGTTACT gcAACAGAAGTGAATGGTACAGGTCAATTTGACCCAAGTGTATCAGTCAGCAGTACGCAGGTGTCTATAACTGTATTGGATGTCAATGATAATCTGCCAGAGTTCAAACAAGGGACATATAGTGCCACAGTACAAGAGAATACGCCCAAAGGAGCTCCACTGCTAATGAGCACTACAATTGAAGTAGAGGATATTGATCAG actgGAAACAACATGTTTAGAGTGGTGATAAAAAAAGATGGCGCTGCCTACACTGACTTTACCACTCTACCAAATGAAAACCAAACAATCATTGGGAGATCAAGCATCACTATAATAGTAGTTAACTCTTCAGTGTTGGACTATGAAGTTAGAAAGAATATCACATTTCAG CTTGTAGCTGAGGCACTAAATGGGACAGGATTTATCACTAACTTAACGTCAGTGACTGTGTCACTACAGATTACTGATGTTAATGACAATAGTCCTTATTTTCCAAGTCAAGCTACACATTTCAATGTGCCAGAAAATGCTACAGTTGGCACCTTTGTGACTCAAGTCAATGCCAGTGATTTAGATTCTGGAGATTATGGAACAATAACATTCAGTCTGGAGGATTCGGAAACTGCATTCTCAATAAATAACCAAACA GGGAAGCTTTTAGTGAATTCTTTACTGGACAGAGAAACAAGAGCAGTGTACAATCTGGCCATCTTAGCCACTGACAGTCCTCTCCATCCGGAGGCAGAGCGGAGAAGATCAAGACTACAAATCAACATAAATGTGACAGATGTTAATGATAATGCACCAGAGTGGACCCAGTCTGTGCCATATGTGACTGTGTTGGAAAGTACCCCAGTTGGTACTAATATCACACAGCTACTGGCAACTGACAGAGATGAAGGACTCAATGGACAG ATAGTTTTCTCTATAGCTCCCAATACCAATGGTTCTactttatttaatgttttgggAGACAATGGCAAGGCTTTTATCTCAGTCAAGAATTCATTGGTGAACAATGTTGGACTTCGAACTGTGATTGTAGTAGCAATGGACAGGGGCAGTCCACCTCTGAGCTCTAATGTTACCATATCAATTTTAGTAGTTGATGAAAACCAGAACAAACCAGTTTTTGTTCAACCTAATCAAAGTGCATTTAATGAAAGTACTGGAAAAATTCCTGAAATAGTTATTTATgaa GAAATACCTCCAGGATCTTTCCTTTATCAATTGAGTGCAACAGATGCTGATCAAGGCTTGAATGGATTGGTCTTTTATTACTTGGACTTTACATTAGGAGAAGACAGTGAATATTTTAGAGTGGACAGAGTCTCAGGGAACATGACATCTGTTAAAAGATTGGACAGGGAATACCAGGAAATTTATGAG ATTCGAGTTAAAGCTGAAGACAATGGCCAGCCAGCATCCCTATCAACATCCCTTCCCATTCGAGTGCGTCTGCTGGATATTGATGATAACTCTCCTACCTACGACAAGGTCACCATGCCTCAGACAATGTTGGTCACAGAGGAGATGTCCCCAGTCAGCATGGGAAATATAACTCCAGCTACAGATATAGACCATTATCCAAACAATATCAATTGTTATTATCTCTATG GAGGAGATAATTTAACAAGTTTTACCCTTAACAAAACCACTGGTAATCTAACTTTGATACACAAAGTGGATAGAGAAAAAATACAGTTTATGGATATAGTGATTCAAGCTTCTGAAAACTGCAACGAATCGTCTATGACATCCGTTGACTCCATGTATCCATCATTTAATTACAACTCCTCTGACTCTTCTCTACTGTACGTCAGGGTTAAGGTGATTGACATCAATGACAACCCTCCAAAATTTGTTTCAACGTTGTTGTCAACGGCTGTCATAAATGACATTGACCTTGGCACAGAAGTAATGACATTGGCA GGCAGTGTTACAGATGCTGATACACCAGAGAATAGCCACAATAAGTTTCAACTTTTGAACATAACACTCAAGAATGACGACACTGTGCTGGACACAAACAAGCAGGCCTTTGTAGTTACTGTGAATGGCTCCATTGTAACAAACATCAGATATCGTTCGGACATAGTTGGCTATTTCTCATTGTTTGTTGAAGCTTATGATGAAAGAAATCAAAAAGATGTTGCGGAAATAAGG ATATTTGTAATTTCCAATCTCCAAAGAGTGCGGCTTGTTTTTAATAGACTCCCAAACCAGGTGGAAGAAACAAAGAATATGTTTATCAA agAGCTTTCTGATGTTTTAAAACTTGATTTGGTGATGGACAAAGTAGTGACACATACATCAATTGATGGAGTTCAAGACCCAACTAA AACTGACGCCTTTATACATGGCCGAGAGCTCAGTACTTTGAATGTTGTCTCTGCTTCAGAGTTAAGTAG acGATTTGACTATGATCAGAATGCCAGAACTGTGCTGTACAAGTATGGAGTAGGGGAAGCGAGG GCCCTAACAACTGATTCCACGGATACATCCAATGAAGATTTAAAGAGGACTTTTGCTATTGTGGCTGCAGTGTTGGCTATTGCAATGGTCTCATTACTTCTGGTTCTTATTCATTTGGTTAGAAT GTATCGCCATCGACTAAGAGCTGCAACAACAATGGTTTATT CTTCAACACCAAAAGAGCAAGAATTATTTGAACCCCCAGGGACCAACAAATATTATTCTGC TGAGAACCCTCTGTTTGGGAAAGAAATCAAGCCAGCACTATTGGAAGATGACAAAGTCAG CAACAGTTCTTTGGATGATAATGTTGTGGACTCTAATACACAAATACCAGAAGCACCAAATGAACCAGAAGAGCAGGAAGTTGTCCTACAGATCAGTGAGTCTCCTGCAGCTAGTCCTGGCCACAAGAAGGACCTCAACCACAACCCTCATCTGGACGAGGTTCTTGAAGCTTATCAAAATAAAGGTTTTGAGGATAATGACGAGCCTGACTCCAGGTTAGGTCAATCAGGAAGGAGTGATCGACTCAGGCCAGCTAGTCACAGTCACAATAGACCCAAAATACCCGAGGCACCAGAAGGCATTACAAAATTCTCAGAAAACTTTTTATCTTATGACACTGGCTATCAAAATATCAACTACTCTACATCAGGTAGAGGTCATGTGGATTATACAGACATCTAG